Genomic window (Streptomyces sp. SLBN-31):
GAGCGTGCGCGGTACCCGCACCGCACTTGCCCGCACCGGCCGCACTCGCGTCGATCAGGAGGTGCTGCGCTGGGTCTTCAGCTGCTTGGGCGCTTCACTGTAGGAGCGACTACCGGTGAGGCGCCCAGCGAGAAAGAGGCGCGCCAGTCAGCCAGTGGCTGGGGGTCGGTCGTCGAGGACGATGGTGGTCACGTCGCCGTTGGGGGAGTGCTGGGTGCTGGCGGTGGTGACGGCTTGATGGGTGCGGGTGTGGATGGCGTGGGCGAGGGCCCAGGCGGCGAGGTCGTCGTCGGGGGGCTGGTCGAGGATGTGCTGGGTGGTGACCAGCACGGCGAGCAGGGAGCGGCCGGAGAGGTGGGTGTCGATCTGGCCGTCGTCGGTGTCGCTGATCTTGTCTGGTAGCCGGAAGTGGGCGTGGGGGAGGGACTTTTCCACCAGGAACGCCCAGGTGTCCTTGTGGCATATCAGCCGGGCGGAGGAGACGGCGGCGGCCGCCAGCAGCCCGCGCCGGTATTCCGCTTGTTGCTTATCGGTGCCCGGGGTGTCGCTGCTCGGAGTACCGCCAGATCCGGCAGTTGAGGGCGACACCGCGGCCGGGTCGGGGCCAAGCGCGGCAGGCTCCGGATCATTTTCTCGGTCAGCAGGCACGGGTGCCAAGTCCCCTGCTTCGCCTGTCGCTTCGGCGGTAGCGGCGGGCGCGTGCGACATGCCGTCGAGGCTGCTCGGTGCGCGCTGCGCAGCATGCCCGTCCACTCGCTCGGCCTGGTTGGTGGGTTCGTGCGGATCGCGGAAGATGCGCTCGTCGGTGTCGGTGGGCGGGGTGTCGGCGGCATCCGGTGCGTGTTCATCGGGCACGGGTGTGTCGTCCTTCCGCTCGTCGTCGAGGCCGTCCCCGGCTTCCAGGGCTGCCGGCGCCTGCCGGACGGGAAGAACGTCCTCGTCCGGCCCCGCAGTACTGGGGATGTGGGGCAGGCCCAGGGTGTGGGCCCAGGCCTGGGCGATCTCGCGGCGCAGGTCGTCGACCGCCGTGCGGACCTGGCCGAGGTCACTGAGCATCCGTTCCTGCCGGCGGCGCAGTTCGCGGTTCTCCTCCCGCACCCCGGTCGTGCTGTAGGTGACGTGCTCCAGGACCTTGCTGTGCCGGCTCTCCTGAACCTGCTGCAGCGCCGTGATCCCGGTATGGGGGTCGGCGAGCATCCGGCGGATCTCGCCGAGCTCACCGACGATCTTCTCGATGTCCCGTCGTGCCACGCGCCCTCCCTTCGAGATGACCGGGACATCCTTTTCCGTCCATCCGTGAACTAACGCTGCACTTTTCAGCCGTTTCGCGCACGCCGCACGGATCTGCCCCAACGAGGGGACACCCCCTGCTGACGCGCCCGGTACGGCAAACAGCCGCAGCAGAACCGATTTCATCCCCTTGTGACAGGCTGCCAGATAGCAGTCACGGGCCTGTCAGGTCTGCAGCCGGCCCGGCAGGAGAGCTACGACGTCGCCGCCCAGGCCGCCTGAGGAGCACACGCACAGCACGGTCGTGCATGCCGTCGCCGACCGCCGCCCAGCCCCCGCTGCACGAACATGCAGCTGAGGGCGAAAGGCGGTCCGCCAGCAACGCCGGGATAGCTCCGTGTCTGCCTTTGGTTATCCAATCGCCCTTGGGGGCGATCGGCAGGGACCGTGCCTCATGAGCATCTCAGAGGCCTGTGCCGGGCAAGCTGCCGCCCGATCCGCGCCTAGGAGCGGAGAGGCCCGTACGGCCGGTAAAGCGCTTGCCGCCACCTTCCGTCAGAGGCTGAAACGACGCTTGATCAACGCGGTCACCCGATATCGTCAGCCTCTGCTCGGCTCCCTGGCCATCTGTCCACGTCACCGTCAGAGTTCGCGTCTCGTCCCGAGCCAGCCAGGCCCGGAAGCAGGCGACTGCAGCGGTCAGCGCCCCAGGCGAGCCCAAAATGAGCGTAACGGCTTCTGCAGGAACCGTTCCGGGTGACGGAAGGGCCCTACGCAGGACAGCCGCTCCCGCCTCCCGTCGCAGCTCGGCTTCCAGGCCCGCCACTTGATCCACCCAGCGCTGGTCCTCAGGGTCGAACCTCGTCGTGCCCGCCTGGACGGTCACCTCAATATCGGAGGCGTTTGTACTGGCGGCCTGGACGCTCACCGCAGCATCGGACGCACTCACAATGGCCTCGCGCCTCTGCACCCTTCTCGTGGGCTGATCAGTTCTGGGGTTTGGCTGGGTTGGTGGGGTGTGGGTGCGGGGCCGGCCGGTGGTGGCTGGGTTGTTGGGTGTGGTGTGGGCCTGAGCTGCGGTTGTCAGGTGTCTGGTTGGTTGATCAGTTGTGGCCGTCTTCTTGTGTGTGTGGGTCACTTCTTCTGATCGTTGGTATGCGTCGGGCCGCGTAGTCGGGTGTCGGTGAAATGTCCGGCAGGGCGGGGCGAGGGTCTCGCGCAGTCGGCGCTGTCAGTCGTTGCTCGGGGTGGTGCTGCGGTGTTCGCGCAGTGCTTGGAAGATGCGTGCGCGGTGTTCGTCCTGCGGGCTGTCGGGGTCTGCTGCAGGGGCGTCGAGGAGTGAGCCGAGGCGGCTGTACAGCGCGTCAAGGCCGATGAGTGCGTCGAGGCTTTGCAGGGTGGCGTCGTCGATGACCGGGAGCGGGGCCCGGTCGGGCGGTAGGAGCGTGGCGAGGAGGCCCAGCGGGTTCCATCCCTGGTCGAAGCGTTGGTTGATCCAAGTCCGGCAGACTTCGGACTTGGTGTGGCGCCACGCCCAGATGAGGGTGATCTCTTGCTCGGTGAGTGCGTGTACGGGTCGGCTTGCGGTCGGGGCGAGGTGGCGTGCGATCTCGTGGCTGATCAGTGAGCGGGCCTCACCAATCCAGTGGGGAACGGCCGCTGCTGCCTGTGTGTGGTCCGGGGTGTCGGAGTCGTTGTGGCTGGTGACGCGTTGGAGGGTGCGAGCAGCCAGGATGGCTCCGTCTGGCGTTTCGGCCATGGCTTTGAGGATTGAGGGCCGGTCGGTCTGCAAGGTCGGTCAGGAGGTCTTTCGCGAGGATGTCCATGGCTCGGTCCGCAGTGAACAGGCGCAGGGGCCCTTCAGGAGCGGCTGTGAGGCGGCCGTAGTACGGGGCTGCGGCTTTGAGGAGTGCGGCCGCAGGCAGGGGAGCGCCGCTTGCGCGTTTGTAACCGATGCGGCGGGTGATGCGCTGGGTGTCGTCGCGCAGACGCAGGAGGAATTCGTCTGCCTCGACACCCCAGGTACCGTTGGCGAGTTGCTCCAGGGCGAGGTCGAAGGCGTGCTCAGGGAGGTCGTCGTCGGGGACGCCGAAGACCATGTAGCGGTCGAAGTAGTCGATGCTGCCGATGCCGCGCCGGTGCGCGATGGCCTGGAAGTTGCTGCCGTGGCCGAGAGCCTGCCGGACTGGTGCGAAGAGCATGCCCATGAGGCCGATCACGCCGTCCAGGTGTTGTTCGGCGATGCCGGCGCTCTGCAGCCTGGTGCGCCAGCGGTCGATGCCCTGTTCGGGCCGTTCGTCGCGGTGCGAAAACAGGTCCGTGCTGGTGCCGGTGAGTTCGGCTCGGTGCTGCCATAGCAACTTGTAGGCGCGGGGCTCGCTGGTGCGTAGGAAGGTGACGAGAAGGAAGTCGACGATGTCGACGTTGCCGGTGAGTTGGCCGAGGGTGGCGTCCACCTGGCCGAAGAACCGTTTGATGGCGCGCGGGGTGCGCAGCCGGGCCTGCAGGTGCCGGTAGTAGGCCTCGGAGAGCCTTTGCTGC
Coding sequences:
- a CDS encoding effector-associated constant component EACC1, with the protein product MTHTHKKTATTDQPTRHLTTAAQAHTTPNNPATTGRPRTHTPPTQPNPRTDQPTRRVQRREAIVSASDAAVSVQAASTNASDIEVTVQAGTTRFDPEDQRWVDQVAGLEAELRREAGAAVLRRALPSPGTVPAEAVTLILGSPGALTAAVACFRAWLARDETRTLTVTWTDGQGAEQRLTISGDRVDQASFQPLTEGGGKRFTGRTGLSAPRRGSGGSLPGTGL